The stretch of DNA GCCGCCACCGCGCCGGGCTCCTTCGAATACACGGTCTGGTAGCGCTGTTCGTCAAATTCGTCGGCATTGTGCTCGATGTAGGGCGGCAGCGGCAGGCGGCCGTGGGCCTCGATCAGCTCGAACACGTCGCCTTCGAAGTGCAGCGTGAAGAACTCGCCGGCGCGTTCGCCGACCGTCACGTCGAAAGCGTCGGCCAGGCGGATGCGGTTGCCCGGCTTGGGCGACTTCGATGCGCGCACCTGCGCCAGCACCGTACGCTTGTCCTGCACCCGCTCGACCAGCACTTCCACCTGGCCGCCGGTTTCCTTGACGCCGAAGAAGCGCGCTTTCAATACGCGCGTATTGTTCATCACCAGGAGGTCGCCCGGCTGGAGCTGGTCGACGATGTCGGCGAAATGGCGGTCCGTGACCTGGTCGCCATCGAGCTGCAGCAGGCGCGAGGCGCTCCGGTCGGGCAGCGGATGCTGCGCGATCCGCTCTGGCGGCAGGTCGAAATCGAAATCGGAAAGCGAGTACATTGTTGTCAATTCTGGGAAAATGGATGCTGACAGCCTTACAATAGAGGCTGCAATGCGTGCGGCGAACCCTCTATTTTACGCCAGCAAACGCCGGGGTGCCCGTAA from Massilia varians encodes:
- the queA gene encoding tRNA preQ1(34) S-adenosylmethionine ribosyltransferase-isomerase QueA, which encodes MYSLSDFDFDLPPERIAQHPLPDRSASRLLQLDGDQVTDRHFADIVDQLQPGDLLVMNNTRVLKARFFGVKETGGQVEVLVERVQDKRTVLAQVRASKSPKPGNRIRLADAFDVTVGERAGEFFTLHFEGDVFELIEAHGRLPLPPYIEHNADEFDEQRYQTVYSKEPGAVAAPTAGLHFDQPLLDRLAAKGVKLAYVTLHVGAGTFQPVRVEDLSAHQMHSEWYTIPEETVEAVRAAKAAGRDVVAVGTTSLRALESASQSGELKAGSDDTALFITPGYTFKTVTRLITNFHLPKSTLMMLVSAFAGYHEIRKAYAHAIANEYRFFSYGDAMLLTTRSR